In Lentibacillus amyloliquefaciens, one DNA window encodes the following:
- the ribE gene encoding 6,7-dimethyl-8-ribityllumazine synthase has translation MGKTFEGSLVGSDLKIGIVVARFNDFITSKLLEGAEGTLKRHGVKEANIDIAWVPGAFEIPVAAGKMAAKDEYDAVVTLGAVIRGSTPHFDYVCSEAAKGVSNAAIQSGKPVIFGVLTTETIEQAIERAGTKAGNKGSEAATAAIETANVIRELND, from the coding sequence TTGGGTAAAACATTTGAAGGCAGCCTTGTCGGTTCAGACTTGAAAATCGGCATTGTTGTGGCGCGGTTTAATGATTTCATTACGAGCAAGCTGCTGGAAGGGGCGGAAGGTACCCTGAAACGGCACGGCGTCAAAGAAGCGAATATTGATATTGCCTGGGTTCCGGGTGCATTTGAGATTCCCGTCGCTGCCGGCAAAATGGCGGCTAAGGATGAATATGATGCTGTTGTAACGCTTGGGGCGGTTATCCGCGGCTCTACACCGCATTTTGATTACGTCTGCAGTGAAGCCGCCAAAGGGGTTTCCAATGCGGCGATTCAGTCCGGCAAACCGGTTATTTTTGGTGTGCTGACGACTGAAACAATCGAACAGGCGATTGAGCGTGCCGGAACAAAGGCTGGGAACAAAGGATCGGAGGCAGCAACTGCAGCGATTGAAACAGCAAATGTTATCCGGGAATTGAATGACTGA